One segment of Streptomyces sp. TG1A-8 DNA contains the following:
- the ptsP gene encoding phosphoenolpyruvate--protein phosphotransferase: protein METTLRGVGVSHGVAIGEVRHMGTAVLEPPAKRIPAQEAEREQGRAHQAVDAVAADLAARGNLAGGEAQAVLEAQAMMAQDPELMADVERRIAVGSTAERAVYDAFAAYRELLAGAGEYLAGRVADLDDVRNRIVARLLGVPMPGVPDSDRPYVLVARDLAPADTALLDPALVLGFVTEEGGPTSHSAILARALGVPAVVALPGAGELAEGVVIAVDGSTGEVFVDPSEGRKAELEAAAAERRAALTGATGPGATADGHKVPLLANVGGPADVPAAVEAGAEGVGLFRTEFLFLDDSRNAPSEEKQVAAYRQVLEAFPGGRVVVRVLDAGADKPLDFLTPADEPNPALGVRGLRALLDHPEVLRTQLAALAKAAEGLPVHLEVMAPMVADRADARAFADACRAAGLHAKFGAMVEIPSAALRARSILREVEFLSLGTNDLAQYTFAADRQVGAVSRLQDPWQPALLDLVALSAEAARAGGQSCGVCGEAASDPLLACVLTGLGVTSLSMGAASIPYVRATLAKYTLAQCERAAAAARAADSAGEARAAAQAVLSGE from the coding sequence ATGGAGACAACGCTGCGAGGCGTCGGCGTGAGCCACGGTGTGGCGATCGGCGAGGTTCGGCACATGGGGACGGCGGTGCTCGAACCGCCGGCGAAGCGGATTCCGGCGCAGGAGGCCGAGCGCGAGCAGGGACGGGCGCACCAGGCCGTGGACGCCGTGGCGGCCGACCTGGCGGCGCGCGGCAACCTGGCGGGGGGCGAGGCCCAGGCGGTCCTGGAGGCGCAGGCCATGATGGCCCAGGACCCCGAGCTGATGGCCGATGTCGAGCGGCGGATCGCCGTCGGCAGCACGGCCGAGCGCGCGGTGTACGACGCGTTCGCGGCGTACCGGGAGCTGCTGGCCGGCGCCGGCGAGTACCTCGCCGGTCGCGTCGCGGACCTCGATGACGTGCGCAACCGCATCGTCGCCCGGCTCCTGGGCGTCCCGATGCCGGGTGTTCCGGACAGCGACCGGCCCTACGTACTGGTGGCGCGGGATCTGGCCCCCGCCGACACGGCTCTGCTGGACCCGGCCCTGGTGCTCGGTTTCGTGACCGAGGAGGGCGGCCCGACCAGTCACAGCGCGATCCTGGCGCGGGCACTGGGCGTTCCGGCCGTCGTGGCGCTGCCGGGCGCCGGTGAGCTGGCCGAGGGCGTGGTGATCGCGGTCGACGGCAGCACCGGCGAGGTCTTCGTCGACCCGAGCGAGGGGAGGAAGGCCGAGCTGGAGGCCGCTGCGGCGGAGCGCAGGGCCGCTCTCACGGGCGCGACGGGCCCGGGTGCCACGGCCGACGGGCACAAGGTGCCGCTGCTGGCCAACGTCGGCGGTCCGGCGGACGTGCCGGCCGCCGTGGAGGCCGGTGCCGAAGGCGTCGGTCTGTTCCGCACCGAGTTCCTCTTCCTGGACGACAGCCGGAACGCTCCGTCCGAGGAGAAGCAGGTGGCGGCCTACCGGCAGGTGCTGGAGGCCTTCCCCGGGGGCCGGGTGGTGGTACGGGTGCTGGACGCGGGCGCCGACAAGCCGCTGGACTTCCTCACGCCGGCGGACGAGCCGAACCCGGCGCTCGGCGTGCGGGGGCTGCGGGCGCTGCTGGACCACCCGGAGGTCCTGCGTACGCAGCTGGCCGCGCTGGCGAAGGCCGCGGAGGGGCTGCCCGTGCACCTGGAGGTCATGGCGCCCATGGTCGCGGACCGCGCGGACGCCAGGGCGTTCGCGGACGCCTGTCGCGCGGCGGGACTGCACGCGAAGTTCGGCGCCATGGTGGAGATCCCGTCAGCCGCACTGCGGGCGCGTTCGATCCTGCGGGAGGTCGAGTTCCTGTCGCTGGGGACCAACGACCTCGCGCAGTACACGTTCGCCGCGGACCGGCAGGTGGGTGCGGTGTCGCGGCTGCAGGACCCGTGGCAGCCCGCGCTGCTCGACCTGGTCGCGCTGTCGGCCGAGGCCGCGCGGGCCGGGGGCCAGAGCTGCGGGGTGTGCGGTGAGGCCGCGTCCGATCCACTGCTGGCGTGTGTGCTGACGGGTCTGGGCGTCACCTCCCTGTCCATGGGTGCGGCGTCGATTCCCTACGTGCGGGCGACGCTGGCGAAGTACACGCTGGCGCAGTGCGAGCGGGCGGCCGCCGCCGCGCGCGCGGCGGACAGTGCCGGGGAGGCGCGCGCCGCGGCGCAGGCGGTGCTGTCCGGCGAGTAG